A stretch of Clostridium formicaceticum DNA encodes these proteins:
- the lgt gene encoding prolipoprotein diacylglyceryl transferase, whose amino-acid sequence MNPIAFRIFGVEVAWYGIVISIGIFLGIFVAMIRAKKEGLYEDAVLDLSLIAVPAAVIGARLYYVVFKWDYYGQNPISILRIRQGGLAIHGAIIFGVLAGYLFCRYKGIGFWQMADICAPSIILGQAIGRWGNYFNQEAYGTPTDLPWAIEVDGVMVHPTFLYESLWNFGVFIFLLYYTKRKKMDGQIFLLYLILYSVGRFFVEGLRIDSLMIGPLRTAQVISVVTVIGALAVMQVLKARSHKVIG is encoded by the coding sequence ATGAACCCAATAGCCTTTAGGATATTTGGTGTGGAGGTAGCTTGGTATGGTATTGTTATCTCGATTGGAATTTTTTTAGGTATTTTTGTTGCTATGATTAGAGCAAAAAAAGAAGGTTTATACGAAGATGCTGTTTTGGATTTATCCCTTATTGCAGTGCCTGCTGCAGTGATAGGGGCTAGACTGTACTATGTCGTTTTTAAGTGGGATTATTATGGACAAAACCCTATAAGCATTCTTCGAATACGTCAAGGAGGGCTGGCTATTCATGGCGCTATTATTTTCGGTGTATTAGCGGGATATTTATTTTGCAGATATAAAGGAATTGGTTTTTGGCAAATGGCAGATATCTGTGCTCCTAGTATCATTCTAGGTCAAGCTATCGGTAGATGGGGTAACTATTTTAATCAAGAGGCTTATGGTACACCCACAGATTTGCCATGGGCTATTGAAGTAGATGGTGTTATGGTACATCCTACATTTTTATATGAGTCCCTATGGAACTTTGGTGTATTTATCTTTTTACTTTACTATACCAAGAGAAAAAAAATGGATGGACAAATTTTCTTACTCTATCTGATTCTATATTCTGTTGGAAGATTTTTCGTAGAGGGGCTTCGCATTGATAGTTTAATGATAGGTCCTTTAAGAACAGCACAGGTGATTAGTGTTGTTACGGTTATAGGAGCTTTGGCTGTTATGCAGGTATTAAAGGCTAGAAGTCATAAGGTAATAGGCTAA
- a CDS encoding YhcN/YlaJ family sporulation lipoprotein, which yields MKNKKLLLTICIFVIVAMAITGCRPARRPLPEEQTAPEQTVPGPGTAAPGAPVVPGEEGVAPTPGAGVPGPGQRVPGEQADDGIIRDARTPEDARTAPRNMQPAEMEQDLMVRADRIVNEVVRMEEVRSASVVIFENTALVGVTLTDDTDGEINRDIEKKIEDTARQADRSIERVAVTADPDLFQRIRDISREAGEGRPLSGFGREIEEIFRRIVPGA from the coding sequence TTGAAAAATAAAAAATTACTATTAACGATTTGTATTTTTGTTATTGTAGCAATGGCTATAACTGGTTGTAGACCTGCTAGAAGGCCTTTACCAGAAGAACAAACAGCACCAGAACAAACTGTACCAGGTCCAGGAACAGCGGCGCCAGGAGCACCAGTAGTGCCAGGTGAAGAAGGTGTAGCACCAACTCCAGGCGCAGGTGTGCCAGGCCCAGGACAAAGGGTACCAGGAGAGCAAGCTGATGATGGTATAATTAGAGACGCCAGAACACCTGAAGATGCCAGAACTGCACCTAGAAACATGCAGCCAGCAGAAATGGAACAGGACTTGATGGTGAGGGCTGACAGAATTGTAAATGAAGTTGTTAGAATGGAAGAAGTACGCAGTGCTTCAGTGGTGATTTTTGAAAATACAGCTTTAGTAGGAGTTACATTAACAGATGATACAGATGGAGAAATAAACAGAGACATTGAAAAAAAGATTGAAGATACGGCTAGACAAGCAGACCGAAGCATTGAGAGAGTAGCAGTAACAGCAGATCCTGATTTGTTTCAAAGAATTAGAGATATTTCAAGAGAAGCTGGAGAAGGCAGACCATTAAGTGGTTTTGGTAGAGAAATAGAAGAAATCTTCAGAAGAATTGTGCCTGGAGCATAA
- a CDS encoding cob(I)yrinic acid a,c-diamide adenosyltransferase: MKIYTKTGDYGETSLYDGKRVRKDDIRVESYGTIDELNASLGFARNYIEDEKIIEIIYRIQAELFDVAGELATVNKDKFSQKIREEHINFLEKTIDEYLEKIDEINAFIIPGTGKASASLHVARTVCRRAERRVLTLSTEADVSPILIKYINRLSDLIYAIARYLEKELKYVVFKK, from the coding sequence ATGAAGATATATACAAAAACAGGAGATTATGGAGAAACTAGTTTGTATGATGGAAAAAGAGTTAGAAAAGATGATATTAGAGTAGAAAGTTATGGTACGATTGATGAGTTAAATGCTTCTCTGGGTTTTGCAAGAAATTACATAGAGGATGAAAAAATTATTGAAATTATATATAGAATTCAAGCAGAACTATTTGATGTAGCAGGGGAACTGGCTACAGTGAATAAAGATAAGTTTTCGCAGAAAATCCGAGAAGAACATATAAACTTTTTAGAGAAGACGATAGATGAATATTTAGAAAAGATAGACGAGATAAATGCTTTTATTATTCCTGGAACAGGTAAAGCTTCTGCTAGTTTACATGTGGCACGTACTGTATGTAGAAGAGCTGAAAGAAGAGTATTGACTCTAAGTACAGAAGCAGATGTTAGCCCGATCTTGATAAAGTATATTAATCGATTATCTGATCTTATTTATGCCATTGCAAGGTATTTAGAAAAAGAATTAAAATATGTAGTATTTAAAAAGTAA
- a CDS encoding YkuS family protein, whose translation MQNKLVAVQEGLHEVAEVLRRKGYKVTTIDEAEEPIDAIIYSNHSRHYLAHNMTGKINIPSYNQFVKMVNIDEIGIENIATFLKELE comes from the coding sequence ATGCAAAATAAATTAGTAGCTGTGCAAGAGGGTCTTCATGAAGTAGCAGAGGTTTTAAGAAGAAAAGGATACAAAGTAACAACAATAGACGAAGCAGAGGAGCCGATTGATGCCATTATTTACTCAAATCATTCTCGGCATTATTTAGCCCATAATATGACAGGTAAAATCAATATCCCCTCCTACAATCAATTTGTAAAAATGGTGAATATTGATGAGATAGGCATAGAAAATATAGCAACTTTTCTTAAAGAATTAGAATAG
- the deoC gene encoding deoxyribose-phosphate aldolase: protein MNIAQYIDHTILNADATQEDIKKVCDEAKQYHFYSVCVNSCHVAFVATELKHSHVKVTSVIGFPLGASSIEAKAFEAQNAVVQGAHEIDMVMNIGALKSKAQDYVFRDIEAVVKAVGEDAIVKVIIETSLLQDDEKILACKIAKAAGAHFVKTSTGFSTAGATVEDIQLMRQTVGISMGVKASGGIRDVEKAKKMLEAGATRIGASASVNIVRGIASPKDRY from the coding sequence ATGAACATAGCACAATATATAGATCACACAATTTTAAATGCGGATGCTACACAAGAAGATATAAAAAAGGTATGTGATGAAGCAAAACAATATCACTTTTATTCTGTCTGTGTTAATAGCTGTCATGTAGCTTTTGTAGCCACTGAGCTAAAGCATAGTCATGTAAAAGTCACCTCTGTGATAGGTTTTCCTTTGGGAGCTTCTTCTATAGAAGCGAAAGCTTTTGAGGCTCAAAATGCTGTTGTTCAGGGTGCTCATGAGATTGATATGGTGATGAATATAGGTGCTTTGAAAAGCAAAGCCCAAGACTATGTATTTAGAGATATAGAGGCGGTTGTAAAGGCAGTTGGTGAGGATGCTATTGTTAAAGTAATTATTGAAACATCTTTATTACAGGATGATGAGAAGATACTGGCCTGTAAAATTGCTAAAGCTGCGGGAGCTCACTTTGTAAAAACCTCTACAGGTTTTAGTACAGCTGGAGCAACAGTGGAAGATATTCAATTAATGAGACAAACTGTTGGTATCAGCATGGGGGTTAAGGCATCTGGAGGCATAAGAGATGTTGAAAAAGCTAAAAAAATGCTTGAAGCAGGAGCTACTAGGATTGGTGCCAGTGCTTCTGTAAATATTGTTAGAGGTATTGCGTCTCCAAAGGATAGATATTAA
- the pduL gene encoding phosphate propanoyltransferase gives MSEKMLPIALSNRHLHLSQEDIETLFGKGYELNKFKDLSQPGQYAAVEKVDLVGPKGTIKGVRVLGPARPSTQIEVSLADGFALGVTPPVRDSGDVAGSPGVKIVGPQGEVELKEGVIAAARHIHMHTDDAAKFGVVDKQRVKVKTSGERAVVFENVLVRAHQTFALEMHVDVDEGNAAGVKNGEMVELIVE, from the coding sequence ATGAGTGAAAAAATGTTACCAATTGCGTTATCTAATCGTCATCTTCATTTAAGTCAAGAAGATATTGAAACATTATTTGGTAAGGGATATGAGTTAAATAAATTTAAGGATTTATCTCAACCTGGACAATATGCTGCTGTTGAAAAAGTTGATTTAGTAGGCCCTAAAGGCACCATAAAAGGTGTACGTGTTTTAGGACCAGCTAGACCTAGTACACAAATCGAAGTATCTTTAGCAGATGGATTTGCTTTAGGTGTAACACCACCTGTAAGAGATTCTGGAGATGTTGCAGGAAGTCCTGGTGTTAAGATTGTAGGTCCACAAGGAGAAGTAGAACTAAAAGAGGGTGTCATTGCTGCTGCTAGACATATACATATGCATACGGATGATGCAGCTAAATTTGGTGTGGTGGACAAGCAAAGGGTAAAGGTAAAGACAAGTGGAGAAAGGGCAGTAGTTTTTGAAAATGTACTAGTAAGGGCGCATCAAACTTTTGCTCTAGAAATGCATGTGGATGTTGATGAAGGAAATGCTGCTGGTGTTAAAAATGGAGAAATGGTTGAGCTAATTGTTGAATAA
- a CDS encoding restriction endonuclease, translating to MNVIETMLKDMKEKYFNYRKNRSNSRRFRAFYSSSKEDKRGGLAKIIDYLLGRMFIFFAVFLIAYLKIGYIYASTVIAAVFLTIYHIFSINIRKEKLTHFKKEKRKAIANEKIYKEILNKTVDEMKEYLAEIFNKRGFDEIKCLDHSHNFIRLEALYHHNKVMILCYMYKNNFDVDLKDLKEFLCQLINSNTKRGIFITTSDFTQDCHSFLDQLNEKYTMVLVNKDKFLDVIEASDMFPSEEEIDEMIENKISKSKKSWEKYKLAVLNNKKIKGYLLLSVYLAIIAVYIPYTKYYMIIVSILLFLTLTTIFVYFKEKRQKQGEWKDIENLFRHL from the coding sequence ATGAATGTAATAGAAACCATGTTAAAAGATATGAAAGAAAAGTATTTTAATTACAGAAAAAACAGATCCAATAGTAGGAGATTTAGAGCTTTTTATAGTAGTAGTAAAGAGGATAAAAGAGGTGGACTGGCCAAAATTATAGATTACCTATTGGGAAGAATGTTTATTTTTTTTGCAGTATTTTTAATAGCATATCTTAAAATAGGCTATATTTATGCATCAACAGTAATAGCTGCTGTTTTTTTAACCATTTATCATATTTTTTCAATAAATATTCGCAAAGAAAAATTAACTCATTTTAAAAAGGAAAAAAGAAAAGCAATCGCTAACGAAAAAATTTATAAAGAAATATTAAATAAAACTGTAGATGAGATGAAGGAGTATCTTGCAGAGATATTTAATAAAAGAGGTTTTGATGAAATAAAGTGTTTAGATCATAGCCACAACTTCATACGCCTAGAGGCACTTTATCATCATAATAAAGTAATGATTTTATGTTATATGTATAAAAATAATTTTGATGTAGATTTAAAAGATTTAAAGGAATTTCTCTGTCAGTTAATCAACAGCAATACAAAACGAGGAATTTTTATTACCACCTCTGATTTTACACAGGATTGTCATAGTTTCTTAGACCAGTTAAATGAAAAATATACGATGGTTTTGGTAAATAAAGATAAGTTTTTGGATGTAATAGAAGCAAGTGATATGTTTCCTTCTGAGGAAGAAATTGATGAAATGATTGAAAATAAGATTAGTAAATCAAAAAAGAGTTGGGAGAAGTATAAGTTAGCAGTCTTAAACAATAAAAAAATAAAAGGCTATCTTTTACTAAGCGTTTATCTAGCGATTATTGCTGTATATATCCCTTATACGAAGTACTATATGATTATCGTTAGTATTTTGCTATTTTTAACCTTGACAACTATATTTGTATATTTTAAGGAAAAAAGGCAAAAACAAGGGGAGTGGAAAGATATAGAAAATTTGTTTCGACATTTATAA
- the hpt gene encoding hypoxanthine phosphoribosyltransferase, translating to MEKDIKEVLFTKEAIQEKVKELGRKISEEYVSKEVIVIGVLKGANIFLGDLVREINIPLSIDFMAVSSYGFSTESSGVVRILKDLDLEIENKHVLIIEDIVDTGLTLKYLTENLKSRKAASLKICTLLDKPLRRKCDLNIDYVGFEIPDEFIVGYGIDFAEKYRNLPFIATLKKEVYE from the coding sequence ATGGAAAAGGATATCAAAGAAGTTTTATTTACCAAGGAAGCGATACAAGAAAAAGTAAAGGAATTAGGAAGAAAAATTAGTGAAGAATATGTTTCGAAGGAAGTTATTGTTATTGGCGTACTAAAGGGAGCAAATATTTTTTTAGGTGACTTGGTAAGGGAGATAAACATCCCTCTATCCATTGATTTTATGGCGGTATCTAGTTATGGTTTTTCCACTGAAAGCTCTGGTGTGGTAAGAATATTAAAGGATCTAGATTTAGAGATAGAGAATAAACATGTATTGATTATTGAAGATATCGTAGATACAGGACTGACTTTAAAGTATCTAACCGAAAACTTGAAATCTAGAAAGGCAGCCAGTCTTAAAATTTGTACTTTGCTAGATAAACCACTGAGAAGAAAGTGTGATTTAAATATTGATTATGTTGGTTTTGAAATTCCGGATGAATTTATTGTAGGTTATGGTATTGATTTTGCAGAAAAGTATAGGAATTTGCCATTTATTGCTACATTAAAAAAAGAAGTATATGAATAG